ATGGGAATGCAGAAACACTAAAGACAACATAAGAATAAAGCCCTGCAATGGAAATACAAGATTTGATGTGGTGAAGTAACTTCATAGCCTAGGAATGTCCTGTTTGACCACACATTTCATCTAACAAAACAATGTAAAGTActaaaatagaatcatagaattattaaggttggaaaagacctctaagatcatcaagtccaactgtcaacccaacaccctgcttcctaaaccatgtcccacaGTGCAACacctacatgttttttgaacatttccagggacggtgactccaccacctctctgggcagcctcttccaatgcctggccactctttcagtgaataactttttcctaatatccaatgtaaacctcccctagcacagcttgaggccacttcctttcattctatcactagtgatctgggagaagggaccaacacccacctcgctacaaccacctttcaggtagttgtagagagcgataaggtctcccctcagcctcctcttctccaggctaaacaatcccagctccttcaacctctcctcatacGACCTGCTccccagacccttcaccagcttccttgcccttctctggacacactccagcaactaCATGcccttcttgcagtgaggggcccaaaacagaacacagcattcaaggtgcggcctcaccagtgccgagtacagggtcacgatcacttccctactcctgctgcccacactatTACTGAtccaagccaggatgctgctggccttcttggccacctgggcacactgctggctcatgttcagcaaGCAAGTTGTTAGGTCTTCAAATACTCAATTATGGCTGAAGGCAAAACTTGAGATTTGGCCATTCTTTTAACAGAACAGAAGCAGTTTCTTCATGCTTTTGAAGGTTATTTGATTTCAGTTGTGTCTGTATTAATTCTTAGCACAATAACCAATTGTGTTACATGATGAGCATCTTGGACCTTTCAGGTGATAAACTGATTAAAGTTGTGATATGCATATGTTTAGGTGGTTTAAGTCCTACGTGTTTCACTTGGCAAAACCTTGACtgttttcatatgaaatatgaaaacatcatgattttcacatttcctatgtctgttccttttttcagttctcagttcagttttcagttcagttCTGTTAACTGGAAATTGAGCCCTTCTGTCTGTTGAGAGGGTTCAAAAGCTGTCAGGGTTTTGCGGTGAGCAGTGCAATGCAGGTTAGTTGTGCACGGGGGCTGGTTCTTTATGCTTTGGCCTTGACACTGTGGACACACACAAATATCTGAATTGACTTGCCACAAAGTAGTGCCAGAATTGTGCAATGCGCTTTGTTAGTTCGAAGCATCTCGTGTGTGTGTCTGTTGCTTTTTGGGCTCAAACGAGTGTCCCTGCACAGGCTGTGTTGAGTTGTGCACGTGCCTGCTTGTGCTCTGGTGTGCCATATTGTATGGGTTTGCATAAAAACCTTCTGTTTTACCTCAGCGTGCCATTGGGTAACTCTGCTTCTTGGATAGCTGAAGGAGTTGATTCTTTTCTgagcctctatttttgtatctgTAAAATTCCTTCCCTTCTGGAGATCACTTCACATTGTGGCTTAAAATGCTTCTTAAGAATCAAGATAATGATCATTATCCACTATGTTTTTCACTTATTCTTAGATAACTGCTTTCAGAGaccattatttttttgaaatatagAGACAATATTAcatggttttctttcctgtcttgAGTAGGTGAGTGTTGCAGCTAAGATGGCTCAAAGAATGTCCTTTGGCTTTTATAAATATAACAACATGGAGTTTGTCCGAATGAAAGGGCCACAAGGGAAAGGACATGCAGAGATGGCAGTGAACAGAGTTTCTACTGGTGACACTTCACCATATGGGACAGAAGAAGATTCAAATCCAGAATCCCCAGTGCATGAGAGAGTAAGTAGCAGACAGAAATACTGACTTAAGGGTAAGGATGAACATGTTTTGTTCCAAAGCCAGTAGTGGACTGAAGCCGGGATTAACTCACATCAAGGTTCTGAACTTAGGTTTGCTTGTGTGTATTTTGAACATACTCAGTGTATGCAGATGGATTTCTAGCACAGTTTCCCTCGAGCAAATACTGAATGCAGGGATGACTGTATGATTCATACTTCTGGAGGAGTGTTTTGTTGAAACAGCAGCAATGTTGATGCCAGGGAAAATGATGATTCTGcctattttctctgaaaattaataGATTCCATTTCTGTACGAGATGGGGATTTAGCTAGAGATGTGGAATCGTATATTATGTAGGTTTCTTGCTAAACCTCACAGGAAATAGTACCATTAGGAGATTTTGCCACTGATGAATGCTGCCAATGTAAAGCCTGTATAATATTAAAGCAAACATCATGGATCTAGATGCAGTACCATATTTATgcatatgcttaattttaatgCAAGTGCAGTAAAATACCAGAAGAACCAGTCCATACATGCTGATTTGGCCCTTATTAAGTCCAAAGCCTTGTTTTCCATTAAGGCATTTTACCTAGCTAATAGGGATTAGGCAACATGTCTTCAAAATGCCTGCACAGACGTGTCGTGGACCTGGGCTGGGAAGTTCCTGATGGATTCTAGTCCAGTTTCCTGTGTAACATAGCTAACTTGTGTAGTTCAAAGGTTTGCAGGACTGCTTCAAAGATCTCCATGCAAGgtgtgtgatttttatttctggcttCCTCAAAGGCAAAATGAGTTGTCAGCATAGAGCTTGATAACTGGATGTGCATGCTCTCTACAATAGAGATACAGCCTGGAGAAGTCAGGCCTAGAGGGAATTACTGATCTTTTGCTCCAAGACTTCCAGTGTCAActggaaaatgtcaaaattcATGTGATAATATATTATTGCTTTTTGCTAGTGGTTTTAATggtaatttttcagtttctggttTTCCCTCCAGATGTGATATGAACTGgcttcagaattaaaaatggaGACAAGCACAAATTAAAGATCAAGTGAACTAAAGAGGAGATCAGCTGAGaaagtgttttgggtttggttggttattttgttttgttttgtttttgttttttcacattAACGATAGAGGGGCAACATGAAGTGTTTCTGCAGTGCAAAACCAACCTGGCTTGTCTGTCGTGCTCACTCACATGTCACCTCCCTCCTTATTTGTATGGACGGAAGTGAGCAATATCAGATCTCATCTCAGGAAGAGTTATGGGCTTATTAAATTAACTttgtgaagaaggaaggacGAGATAGAAGTTGCTCACCTCCACTAGCAAAGTAGTTacccttatttttttaatttgaaatgaagctattaaaatattactgGCAAAACTAGTACATAGGCACTGCATTTcaattctttctgaaatagaTATGGTTGACTATAATTGTGGCTTATGCAAGAGCAACTACTGCTCTGAAGGATGGGTGTTGCTATACGTTCATCCCTAACCTGTGTTTCACCACAGACAATTATATTCTTGTATTCGTCATCACTTCAACTAACCGAATCATCAGGGGCCCTTCGACTTGTTTTTCCCCATTCCATACTGAAATATGATAGAAATACAATTTTGCATTGACCTAATTTTTGCATCAGCATCTTGGGTTAAGTAATTGCCTTGTAACCCTGCTTCACAGAGACACCATGACCTTTCACAGTAATCCCATGTGGCATCCTTCTAAGCAGGTAAACTACTACGTTGTGTTTGCCAAAGAAATTAAGATGCACAATTTTAGTATGTTCAGAATAATACATTCTTAGCCTATTAAGTCTTCTGAATTTCAACATGCAAAAATAAGATTGACGTTCTTGGTGCCTAAATTATTAATCTGTATTTTGTTCCTTTATGACCATAAATCCTTGTTAAAAGTGATCAGCTGAGGAGAGAGGATTTTCATTATCCATGTACAGTTGAGGGTGGTGATATATCAAAATACTTTCATCTTGATGAGCATCTTGAAACTGAGATAACTGTTCAGTTGACATTCTCTAGCCACACTGATAAAACTTAGAGCTAGACACCAGTCATGGTTCTGATTTTTACACATGTAACTGCCTTGTGGCACATATTTGAGActgttttgtgcttccaataagAAGCaatctttttaaacaaaactttctCTAGCATTTCTTCTATTTCCCTTTCAGGTCACTTCTTTCAGCACACCGCCAACCCCAGAACGCAACAATCGCCcatcctttttctccccatccctcaAGAGAAAAGTGCCCCGAAATAGAATTGCTGAGATGAAAAAATCCCACTCAGCAAATGACAGCGAGGAGTTCTTCAGAGATGATGACGGTGGAGGTGAGAGAAGTAATATTGGCTAAACAGACTTGTCTGGAGAGAGCACAGACCCATGGAAAGGGATCCCAATGCAGGATTTTCCAGAAGGTTTGCAGTGTGAAAAACCTAGCTCCACAGAAAGTCCAACACCAGTGCCACTCTGAATATGGGGTAATTCACAGGCTTAGCCTCTTTTTGAAGGCTGGATACCAACAATTCCTGCGTATGTTTAAAACTTACCTCCCCCCTTTTGTCTAGACCCATTTGAGATAAACTTGAGCAGGAAAGATTCTCCTGCTTTCACAGATACCATGCTCTCAGGTGGCTCACTTCCAGATATCACAGTGTAGTGGGGTAGAGCATGCTGTCATGGACAACTTCTCTGAATTCCCTGATTAGAACAAGAGTAAAGATAAAAAATTGAGTCTTGAGTCTGATTCAGAATATAGTGTGTAAATCCAATCATATCACGGTTTTGTTAGGCGGGAAACTCACAAATGTAATAGTTCAAACTGCTTTtcatatgtttaaaaacaattcaGTAGAAAAGCCAAAAGAATCTATCTGTTGGCATGCTAATAGATAAACACAAAGGTAATTTCCAGACCACAAGTTCTATTTGTAGTAGTGAAGGTGTTACCCATTAGTGGTACTGGATCAGCTTAGCTTATGAGGATttgtacattaaaaaacaagCTTAAGTGAtaatatttaattcaaattCTGTCCACCTTAAACTGGTTGTAGCTAATTCAGAGTTCCATCAATAGAaacctttcctcctctcttcttccttaaTTTGCCTAATCAAAACATCTGTTATTTCGAATGAGATGTGTTTTAGCATGTTTTACTAGGCAAAGGGTAGGGCTTGGGTCAATTACTACATAACGTGGAGAGAAGGGCAGCTTTCCCAGATGGGGTCCTGCTTTTGATACTTTTCTCCTGGAGATTGCAGTGGACAGAATGGAGTTCACAGCATTTATCCAGCAGCCTTCATAGGTAGTGTTAGTGTCTGCTCAGTATTGTTTTGCAGGGTCTGATCCTGGCATATGTAATCATAATGATGAACAttcttcttattttcattttctcctctttctatTATATTTAGGGAAGTTAACAAATTCCAGGTTGTCCAGACATTTTATAGCATGCATATAAAATACTGAGAAGTGTGGTTTCACGTAATTGTAAATGTTTTGACCTCATTATTCCTGGTCCTAAAAATAGAGGAATATTTTAACAGCTTATGCtgtgaaatttaatttattcaaatATGAGATTTATACAAGGAAAAGTGACTAAAATGAgatttctttacaaatattaGAAACATGAGTGTCCTTCCAATGTCCGCTCAGGATCTGTGGTGGTGAAATTCATGTTTCAGGGTGGGGAAGCTGAATTCAGTTCATCTAGTGATGGGGTTTTATAGAAGCAGAGATATTCTGGGGCATCTTGGCCTTTGTGGGTGGAGGATAATGTGCTTGTCTAAAGGCTAGCATTGTCCTTGGTCTGGCCAGTGCTGCCAGAGACCTGCCCCAATGCAGACAGACCTGTTGTGGACAGGAACAGCCTGTGAGGACCCACCTCACTTGCTTTTACTGTGTGCAGGCATGACACAGCAGAAGAATTGTACTTAGTCCAGCTACCGGAGTCAGGCCCTTCTGACCTGATCACCACAGTGCTCTTGGCATAGTGGTAATGCGTGGGGAGAGGGAGTAGTCTGCTTTGCTATACACCTTTgcaggaaaggagggaaaacaagatacaggtggggtttgggtttttacaCACACACGCTCTGTTATGCATCTTGCTAGAGTAGCTGCCactatgtatttttcctttgctaggTCTGTTTGTGTGGATCAGGACCCGCTTTTAAACAAGTGAGTCCCAGAGCTTGGGTTCCTCTGGATCAGAATTGTTGTGTTCACTTCAACATCTTCTTTTAGCACTGTGGGACAGGGCTGAGTTTTACAGCAGAATGGAGGGAATGTTtagaaacacttaaaatatatGGCGCATGCATTCCTGGCTATGGGAGACACCTGCAgctataaaaaaaccccacctttagCCTACAGTGGATTCAGGATCCTTTTGTTTTAGAAGTTATTTGTGGATCTCTAAACTAATTATGGGAAGAACGGCACTGCTGAAGAGTCCCAGGTTTGGCTTGGGGGATGCATGGAAATTTGCAGTAAACTGGCTTATTAACGCTGACTCTCCCCCTGTCTTGTAGATGTCAATTTTCTTGACAAGCTACAATTTTCCTTCTGCTACACTTGTGAATTTATGCATGAGTAACTACTTAATTGAAGGGATATTCTATTATTTTGCATACAAGGGAAGGCTGTGTTAGGATTCTGCTTGTACAGTGCAGTAGCAAAGACTTCATTCCTTTTCCTGGCTGGTCTGTTAGTGGATAATGGTTTACTactgctgccagctgctgaTATAATTAATTAGCTTCAATGTAAATGGTGGATTCTGTGCTGGGCAGGATctgagtaatttaaaaaaaaaatagtaattataaCCTGCATGTGATTTCTCTCTAGACAATGAATAGTAGgccttttttttgctttcattggGTCTTCCAATAAAACACATAAATACAATCACTTtaagctttctgttttctacCTTTACAGATCTACACAATGCAACAAATCTGAGGTCGCGGTCCTTATCTGGAACAGGACGGTCTCTGGTGGGCTCATGGCTGAAGCTGAACAGAACAGATGAAAACTTTCTACTCTATGCACACTTAACTTACATCACTTTGCCATTGCATCGAATTTTAACAGGTGAATTTTAACATGTATTATGCATAAAAAGAGAATCCTTTGATTCCAAGGCAGCCTTCTGTGTTGTGGGGTTTGCTGTTAAGATAGAGTTTCTCTGTAAGGGAAATACTGTAGCAGCAAGTCAGTGTGAACAAGTGGAATGGTGTCAACTTGTTCTCTGGCTCTGGACCAGTTTTGCGTGGTTACGATTCAAAAAAGTTGGTAGATGTGTTCCTCTTGAAGTTTGTTAGAACACAGTTGCTTTAATAGCGGAATTTAAACTTCATCAATCTCATGAGCACAAGTCAACTCATTGTGAGCCCATCCACGGACAGCAATAGTTGTAGCAGAGACCTGTGACTGAAAAGGTTACGGAGAGGCAGCTCTTGAATTTGGAATGACCTCCTTTGCCATTTTTGACtcttagattttatttctatataaGTTGCTTGGACTAATCAGGGTGCCCACATTGATGCCCATAAATCTGTCAGATGTCCAGTGTCTTTAAATAGACATAATGATGTTTGTATGTTCTACCATGAATAATCAATCCCCCATGTTGTTGGCCTAATTATGCCAATTACTCCATTGATTCTGGCCAACTCTGTAGTCATTCGGCTGGGCTAGGATAGCACAATAAGTTGGGGTTTACAAACTGCAGGCAGTACTGAAGTTTTGATTTTCATCCAGATAACTCTTGTCTGCTTACAAATACAGGTGGACTAGAGAAAACAACTGGTCTGTTTGAAGTTTATCCATCAGCAAGCCTGTTAGCCTTTCAGGGATGCAGCTTGCAGTATGAGGGTGCCCATGGGACTTCTGAGATACATCTGAAAactgagaaagcagcagtggTTAAGGactctctcctcttttctgttCCAGACTTTTCCTGAAAGCTAGGAGCACAGTAGTTGGGAAATCTGTTGTTAAACAGGTTAATCTGTGCTAAAAGAGatgagaatcacagaatggtagggggttggaagggacctctggagatcatcttgtccaacctccctgcttgagcagggacacctagagcagggggcgcAGGAcggtgtccaggcaggttttgaatgtctccagggaaggagactccacaacctctctgggcagcctgtgccactgctctgtcaccctcacaggaaagacttttttctcatattcaggtagaacttcctgtgttccaatttgtgcccatggccccatgtcctgccattgggcactgttgaaaagagcctggccccatcttcctgacaccctccctttagacATTTACAGGTATTggtgaaatcccccctcagtcttctcttgtacaggctgaacaaacccaagtctctcagcctttcctcataagggagatgctgcagtcccctgatcaccttggtaaCTCTCCaatggacttgctcaagcagttccatgtccttcttaaactggggggcccaaaactggacgcagtactccagatgtggtctcgctagggcagagtagagggggaggataacctctctcgatctgctggccacgcttcttttaatgcagcccaggatattgttggccttcttggccacaagggcacattgctggctcatggtcaactaGTCCGCTAGCActgccaggtccttctcagcagagctgctttccagtagttcagcccccagcctgtactggtgcatggggttgttcctccccaggtgcaggaccttgcccttgctcttgttgaatttcatgatgttcccctcggcccagctctccagcctgccaggtctcgttggatggcagcacagccttctggtgtatcagccactcctcccagcttggttttatcagcaaacttgctgaggttccactctgtcccatcgtccaggtcattgaggaatatgttgaacaggactggacccagcacagacccctggggaacaccgctagtgacaggcctctatccagactctgctccatcgATCACGatctctgagttctgttgttgagccagttctctgtccatctcactgtccactcacccagcccacacttccttagcttgtctgtgaggaggctatgggagacagtgtggAATGCCTTACcgaagtcaagatagacaacatccactgctctccctttggcaacccagccagtcacgccatcatagaaggctttcaggctggtcaagcatgatcttcccttggtgaatccatgttgactgtttctaataatcttcttgtcctctacatgcctggaggtgacctccagatgaactgctccatcacctttccagggacagaggtgaggttgactggcctgtagtttcccaggtcctccttcttgccctttttgaagattggagtgacaagATGAGAAGATAGTATGGGTATTAATGTCATCAGTTTTATGATGCTAGCGTAATAGCAATAGCTGCAGTCTTCTCATTTGCAGGCTGAGATCTCAGAGCCTGTTGCAAAAGTACACTGGCTTTTACCTACAGAGAGGAAATTGTAGCTGATAAGGTAGAGGTGGAAATTACACTCAGTAAAGAGGTGTTTCTACCCTTGCCTTTTCATTGTATGTAGGGATTGATTTCaatttagaagaaataaaacattccaGTAAAAATTGATCCTCTGTAATTAAGGGTGGATTTTGAACAATGTTTCAtcaaaatatgtaattattcCTTATGATAATTGTGTTGATAATCTTACAGCTAGTTAACTGGAGTTCTCAAGCTCACTCACTCTCACCATGGGCATTTTGGAGTTCACAGAAGATGTATTGTTCCTACTGGTATTTAATACTCGCTGAAGTGGGTGGCATATATGCCTCCATGctcaaatatttgctttgagCTTGAACATGCTTTCTGAGACTTAATTTGATTTGGTATACAGTTGCAGGAGTCAATGTATATATTGAGATGCAGAGAAATAGGATGTGAAATGTCTGGGCTCTAAGGCAGAATTTTAATCTGCAGTTTTCACTACCTGCGTTTGCTTTAGCTTGGCATATCAGGTGGAGCCCATTTCCCGTGCCTTTTTGTAATTAATGTGTTTGTGCCGGTGGCAGTATTCCAGCAAGTGGGAGCGTTACACCTGGGGCAGGGTGAAGCGGGTAAGATGCTCATCTCCCTTGGGTAGTTTAGGAAGCCTGTACTATGAGATTAAAATCCTAGTGATAGTCACCAaagtatattttgaaatgttggGAGTTTATACATACTGATAAGACTTCCCTTGCTCTGAGCCTTCTCTCCATGCTAGATAATCTATGCTAgttttctcagcctctcctcatatgcCAGATGCTCCAATCCCTTAATcgtctttgtggcccttcactggactcacTCCACTGTGTTTCATTCTTTGCAAGTGTGGCTAGAGCCCTCTGGAGCTGTGGGTCAGTCTTTACTTGTGTCATCCTCTTTGCACACCTGCATGCAATTGGCCTCCTAATTAAGCATGTGCTCTGTTTTCCCCATGTTCTTTAATCTTTGTGTAGCCTTGAAAAGGACATAGCAGCCCAGTTTCCAGATATTTCTATGCACTGCTGTGCCAGCATGCTGGGTTTATGGTCCACATTTGGAAAGATGGCCATGATTATGACAGATATTTTACAGTTTCATATTCTGGCACATTTGGACAATATGGAGCTGAGAAACCAACAAAAGGAGTGGGTTTTGTGGCATATCTTTGGGTGCAGAAATGTAGGCTTTGGGCTAAAGAATGGATTAAACAGTTGAATTATTTGTGCCCATGTCTTCAGAGCCAAAAGTCTCTTTAAGGGTCTTGGGTATGGTGCATTCCTCCcttcaaaaaagggaaaaccctCGGCATCTCCTATAACAGCACTGCCACTAGTTTCCCTGGAAGATTATGCCACTCTGTGTCCGACACATGTTGCTTCATCCTGCTATAAATGATACTTAGTAGATCAGCCGCCATTGCTACGTGATGGGATATATTTGCGGCTTACCACCTCTCAGCTAgggtgcagctggggaggaattAAACAGCACTTAGTTAATAGGCAGTGTCGCATGCTCGCTGTGTGCAGCACAGGGGGACTGTGCTGCAGCCCACAAATGCATCTGTGGTTCTTGTGCTTCCTGGTCCTGTGGCTACTTTCAGGAGTCTAAGTTTGCTTTGTCTCTCTCCCTTGCCCAGATATCCTGGAAGTGCGGCAGAAACCAATTCTGATGACATAGCAGAGAGCGGGCACTGCCTTGGAGCCTTGTTGCCAAGTGCCTAACCACAGCGGTTTTCTGTGCTAACACTACCATCTAGTGTCAGGAACATAAACCTCCGCAGGAAAAAGGGAAGTCCAAGAATACCAGCCGATCAAAAAGtgcctctttcttccttcctctgctgtcaCACACCGTATGCACACTTGCAGTACATCGCTTGAGTGTTTCTGACTGGAAGAGGACTTTTCAGCAAGATGAAACGAGAAGGGGCTGTGTTTAAAACGAGTCAACGCTTTATGGACAGTTTGTTACTGTGTTTACTTTATAACTAAGAAACCAACAATATGTACAAAATGTGTTAAACTTTATATGCTTTGAGAGAAACAACCGGAAAATTTCATAATGATGTACTAATGAACGTCGTTCCGTAGAGACTCGCCCATAAACTCTGTGTCAGTTTGGCTTAATGTGTGTGTGAGCGTGTGTGCGTGTGGGGGTTTGAAAGGATGAGAGAATAATTTCCTGCTGAGGGAGGAAAAGCGAAAAGATGCTACAAAGATACATTGCCATTTTGGTACGTGCAGTGGGTCACGTCAGAGCTTAAAAGGGGCTGAAAATGTTCCCGTTTGTTCATATGTCAGTGTTAGGACAGGTGAACTCTGCTGACAGATTTACCAAAGAACAGCAACATTTCATCCTCAAGAACTGGCTGAGAAAATGAGCCAGTGAAAAGAAGGCTAAAATGTGCTGCTATAGTAAAGCTGAGGTTCGTATCAAGTACTAATGCTGCTTATTTCTCTCTGTTAGCTGAGTTGATATGAGTTTGAGTCTAAAGTGGAAAAATAGAGGGCCGTAATCAGActccaaaacccaaaaaccttACCAATAACCAACATCCTCCTGCATGCACTGGACTTCAGAGTGCATAGAGTCATCCTTGCGGTAGGGTTTGTAGCCAAGGAGGACATGAGAGCTGATTAATGGTCGGGCGGCTTGCTCAGATTCTTCATCTCCTGGTggtgttttgctgtgctgttaCATGCTGAAGCACGGAGAGTTTTCTTGAAACACAAAAGATTGAAATGtaattctgctctgaaaagtgACTAAATTGCATAGTGGGAGGTCTGAAAATTCTGTGTCAAGAGCTCtcggggggaaaaaagccttatGTTTACAGGTAAAACGCAGCTTTCTCTAAATAGCAAAACTCTGTCATCCTTGACATTTGATAACTAAATGATTGAATACTGAGACTACTGCTGTCTGGTTCGCTGTTTTGATATGGGAGCCAGTCAATACTTAAGTTTATTTACGACTGCATAACTGGCACAGCAATGGTTTGGGTAGCGTGTTGCTTAAACCATGTGAGACCCCgatacacacacagagggagAGCAAAGATGCCATTTTTGTCACTTCTCAGACTCTGAGCACCTAAACTTAACGCTGTTGCCAGAGTTAGCGAATAGCATGTGCTCTGAGCCTGGACCTTTGTCCCCCTCATACACAGCCTTTCCCaaagtgttttgttgttgttctctcGAGAGCATCTGATGACTTGACCTCTCAAATGgggctttctgcttttcttcctcaggCCAGGTTCCATGGGAATAGCTCCACTTCAGTGTAAAGGTAGACTAACTTTATCATTCAGCTCAACATGGTGAATCCAGCGCGGTAAGGaggtcttttttttcatttgaggCTAGGCCTGGAAGCAGCCACCTTAGCACAGAGCGATGGTGTTTCTAACACTGGCAGCATGAGTGCATGGTAGGGAAGGCTGACCAGTTTTTAGTTCGCTTCAAATGTGTTTCAACAGTGTTAGGAGAAACGTTTGCTTTGTCATTACCAGCACGGCCATTTTTCACATTGCAGCCTTAGAACTTTGCTCCGTGGGAGGGTGCAGTTGTGCTTGCGTGTGTGAGGGTGTTCATGCAGTCTAACCTGAGGCGTGTAACTGGTGTGCCTAGGCTTTCTTCCTGAGCCAGGGGAAGAGGTGGAGTCCTAAA
The Phalacrocorax aristotelis chromosome 1, bGulAri2.1, whole genome shotgun sequence DNA segment above includes these coding regions:
- the KIAA0930 gene encoding uncharacterized protein KIAA0930 homolog isoform X3, which translates into the protein MASARSGGRAGPRDEEANGELDRSLQQMLRAIAEERSRAGLRQEISGLGCFKDDRIVFWTWMFSTYFMEKWAPRQDDMLFYVRRKLSYVSGDSTEGKKQVEVEVYRRDSKKLPGLGDPDIDWEESVYLNLILQKLDYVVTCAVCTRSDGGDIHIHKKKSQVSVAAKMAQRMSFGFYKYNNMEFVRMKGPQGKGHAEMAVNRVSTGDTSPYGTEEDSNPESPVHERVTSFSTPPTPERNNRPSFFSPSLKRKVPRNRIAEMKKSHSANDSEEFFRDDDGGDLHNATNLRSRSLSGTGRSLVGSWLKLNRTDENFLLYAHLTYITLPLHRILTDILEVRQKPILMT